In one Achromobacter spanius genomic region, the following are encoded:
- a CDS encoding YihY/virulence factor BrkB family protein, whose translation MRLPQSLRALRPSEIGGLLMDSANQWSAHRASSKGAALALYMVFSLAPMLILVIAVAGAFYGEDAVRSELFLQMRDLTGERGAEVIQTVLASAHESGGGWIAALISIFVLIFSATTAFAELKASLDDLWDVSANQKGGIHGMVRSRMLSFGLVLVLALFLLVSLTVNAVLGAARKLYGDLWMASTFATVLDWVSTLFSFSVVVALFAVIFKLLPSAKISWPDVIPGAIVTAALFLVGKWGIGLYLSRGAAVSAYGAAGSLIALLLWIYYSAQIFFFGAVFTRQFALRFGDAAKPGESDPAPAAPPQA comes from the coding sequence ATGCGCCTTCCCCAAAGCCTGCGAGCCCTGCGTCCGTCCGAGATCGGCGGGCTGTTAATGGATTCCGCCAACCAGTGGTCGGCCCATCGCGCGTCCAGCAAGGGCGCCGCGCTGGCGCTTTACATGGTGTTTTCACTGGCGCCGATGCTGATCCTGGTGATCGCGGTGGCGGGCGCGTTCTATGGCGAAGACGCGGTGCGTTCCGAACTGTTCCTGCAAATGCGCGACTTGACCGGAGAGCGCGGCGCGGAAGTGATTCAGACGGTATTGGCCAGCGCCCATGAATCGGGCGGCGGGTGGATTGCCGCGCTGATTTCGATTTTTGTGTTGATCTTCAGCGCCACCACGGCGTTTGCCGAACTGAAAGCCAGCCTGGACGATTTGTGGGACGTCTCCGCCAACCAGAAAGGCGGCATCCATGGCATGGTGCGCAGCCGCATGCTGTCGTTTGGTCTGGTGCTGGTGCTGGCGCTGTTCCTGCTGGTGTCGCTGACCGTGAATGCGGTGCTGGGCGCCGCAAGAAAATTGTATGGCGACCTGTGGATGGCCTCCACCTTCGCGACAGTGCTGGACTGGGTGTCGACGCTGTTTTCTTTTTCGGTGGTGGTGGCGCTGTTTGCCGTGATCTTCAAGCTGCTGCCCAGCGCCAAGATTTCCTGGCCGGACGTGATACCCGGCGCCATCGTGACGGCCGCGCTGTTCCTGGTGGGCAAGTGGGGCATCGGCCTGTATTTGAGCCGGGGCGCGGCGGTATCGGCCTATGGCGCGGCGGGCTCGCTGATTGCCCTGCTGCTGTGGATCTACTATTCCGCGCAGATCTTTTTCTTTGGCGCGGTGTTCACGCGGCAGTTCGCGCTGCGATTCGGCGATGCCGCAAAGCCTGGCGAGTCGGACCCGGCCCCAGCAGCACCCCCACAAGCCTAG